In Juglans microcarpa x Juglans regia isolate MS1-56 chromosome 7D, Jm3101_v1.0, whole genome shotgun sequence, the following are encoded in one genomic region:
- the LOC121239240 gene encoding serine/threonine-protein kinase BSK2-like, whose product MGCFQSKTALLTSPEQYPPLPQPNADPGHGEEMEQDGAVPGFKEFGLAELRAATNGFGTELIVSESGEKAPNVVYRGKLRNNRLVAIKRFSKLSWPDPHQFVAEASGVGKVRHKRLVNLIGCCAEGDERLLVAEFMPNDTLSKHLFHWEKQPLPWEMRVRVAYYIAQALDRCNTENRKIYHDLNAYRVLFDEDGDPRLSSFGLMKNSRDGKSYSTNLAYTPPEFLRIGRVIPESVIYSYGTVLLDLLSGKHIPPNHALDLIRGKNLLSLLDSSLEGQYTQEDATELVELASKCLQYEARDRPDIKFLLLAVEPLQKQKEVASHVLMGLTKTPMVLPTMLSPLGKACARMDITAVHDILLKIGYKDEEGAENELSFQEWTQQVQDMLNTKKFGDIAFRDKDFKNAIEYYSKLVSMMSVPSGTVFVRRAVSYLMIGQPEFALRDAMQAQVCLPEWSTAFYMQALALSKLGMETDAQDMLNDGASFEAKKQNSWRS is encoded by the exons ATGGGCTGCTTTCAGTCCAAAACCGCCCTCCTCACTTCCCCTGAGCAATACCCTCCCCTCCCTCAGCCCAACGCTGATCCAG GTCATGGGGAGGAGATGGAGCAAGATGGCGCAGTGCCGGGATTCAAGGAGTTCGGCCTGGCGGAGCTTCGAGCGGCGACGAATGGGTTCGGCACCGAGTTGATAGTCTCGGAGAGCGGAGAGAAAGCTCCCAATGTGGTTTACAGAGGGAAGCTTCGCAACAATCGCCTGGTCGCCATTAAGCGCTTCTCTAAGCTATCCTGGCCCGACCCAcaccagtttgtg GCAGAAGCTTCTGGGGTTGGGAAGGTTCGGCATAAGAGACTGGTAAATTTGATTGGATGTTGTGCTGAGGGAGACGAGCGGCTATTGGTGGCCGAGTTCATGCCCAATGATACTCTCTCCAAGCATCTCTTTCACT GGGAGAAACAGCCATTGCCTTGGGAAATGCGTGTGAGAGTTGCATACTATATTGCACAAGCACTGGATCGTTGCAATACTGAAAACCGAAAAATCTATCACGACTTAAATGCATATAGAGTTCTCTTTGACGAG GATGGTGACCCCAGACTATCCAGTTTCGGTCTTATGAAAAATAGCCGAGATGGAAAAAGCTATAGCACCAACTTGGCTTATACTCCACCAGAGTTTTTGCGGATAG GCAGGGTCATCCCAGAAAGTGTGATCTACAGTTATGGGACTGTTCTGTTGGACCTTTTGAGTGGAAAGCATATCCCTCCAAACCAT GCGTTGGATTTGATAAGAGGAAAAAACTTGTTGTCATTGCTGGATTCATCCCTGGAAGGACAATACACCCAAGAAGATGCAACTGAGTTGGTTGAGCTGGCCTCAAAATGTCTTCAATATGAGGCTAGAGATCGGCCTGATATTAAGTTTCTTCTTTTGGCAGTAGAGCCCCTACAGAAGCAAAAAGAG GTTGCATCACATGTCCTGATGGGCCTAACAAAAACGCCGATGGTGCTGCCAACCATGCTTTCCCCACTTGGAAAGGCTTGTGCCAGGATGGATATTACTGCAGTGCATGATATATTGCTTAAAATAGGTTATAAAGATGAAGAGGGAGCAGAAAATGAA CTGTCATTCCAAGAATGGACACAACAAGTGCAAGATATGTTGAACACAAAGAAGTTTGGGGATATTGCATTTAGAGACAAAGATTTCAAAAATGCGATTGAGTATTATTCAAAG TTGGTATCGATGATGTCTGTTCCTTCGGGAACTGTCTTTGTGAGGCGAGCCGTCTCATACTTGATGATTGGCCAACCAGAATTTGCCCTGAGAGATGCCATGCAAGCTCAGGTGTGCTTGCCGGAGTGGTCCACTGCCTTCTACATGCAAGCTCTTGCCCTCTCAAAGCTTGGAATGGAAACCGATGCCCAGGACATGCTTAATGATGGAGCCTCCTTTGAAGCAAAGAAGCAAAACAGCTGGCGCAGTTAG
- the LOC121239241 gene encoding uncharacterized protein LOC121239241, with the protein MGSIKPLSFYQTDCHFMDKTVPGNEVPEELTRESLIAISYSLPDKDSDSKLSSETLNGENLVGVIDNKREEKYRSELISISYTQSPDSGSQPVTPGEHKG; encoded by the exons ATGGGTTCAATCAAGCCTCTTAGCTTCT ACCAAACAGATTGTCATTTTATGGATAAGACAGTACCTGGCAACGAGGTTCCTGAGGAGCTGACTCGAGAATCGCTTATTGCGATTTCTTATTCTCTTCCAGACAAGGATTCTGATTCAAAACTCTCATCTGAAACATTGAATGGTGAAAATCTTGTTGGAGTGATTGAtaacaaaagagaagaaaagtaCAGGTCTGAGCTGATTTCTATTTCCTACACACAATCACCAGACTCTGGGAGTCAACCTGTTACGCCTGGAGAGCACAAAGGTTAG